From the genome of Aquipuribacter nitratireducens:
CGACCCTCGGCTACCCGGGCCACGGCGCCCCGCCGTTCCCGAAGTCGCTGTGCACGTCGGTCAACGAGGTCATCTGCCACGGCATCCCCGACGACACCGCCCTGACGGCCGGCGACATCGTCAACGTCGACATCACCGCCTACCTCGTGACGAACGGGATCGCGGTCCACGGCGACACCAACGCGACCTTCCTCGTCGGCGGCGACGACGCCGTCAGCGAGGACGTGCGGCTGCTCGTCGAGCGCACCCGCGAGGCGACGCTGCGCGGCATCCGCGCCGCGCTGCCCGGGCGGCGGCTCAACGTCATCGGCCGGGTCATCGAGAAGTACGCCGACCGGTTCGGGTACGGCGACGTCGCCGCGTTCACCGGCCACGGCATCGGCGAGGCCTTCCACTCCGGGATCGTCGTGCCGCACTACGACGCCGCCCCCGACTACGACACGCTCATCGAGCCCGGCATGACGTTCACCGTCGAGCCGATGCTCACCCTCGGTGCCTCCCAGCACGTCCTGTGGGACGACGGGTGGACGGCGGTGACGGTCGACGGCTCGTGGAGCGCCCAGTTCGAGCACACCGTCCTCATCACGGAGTCGGGCCCGGAGATCCTCACGGTCCCGACCGACGGCGACGCCCCGGGAGGCCTGCTGTGAGCCGGTACGCGCTCGGCGTCGACATCGGCGGGTCCGGCATCAAGGCCGCGGTCGTCGACGTCGACGCCGGCGAGCTCGCGGCCGACCGGGTGCGGGAGAAGACCCCGAAGGGCGCGCGACCGGGCGACGTCGCCGAGGTCGCGGCGTCCGTGGTCCAGCAGGTCCTCGCCGCCGGCCCGGAGCCGACGACCGGCCCGACGGTCGGCGTCGGGTTCCCCGCCGTCGTGCAGCACGGCGTCACCCGGACGGCCGCGAACGTCCACGACGACTGGGTCGACGCGCCCGCCGCGCGGCTGCTCACCGAGGCGCTCGGGCGCCCGGCCGTCGTCGCCAACGACGCCGACGTCGCCGGTCTCGCGGAGGTGCGCTTCGGCGCGGGCCGCGACGTCGAGGGCACGATCGTCGTCACGACGCTCGGCACGGGTATCGGCAGCGCCCTGTTCGTCGACGGCCGGCTCGTGCCGAACACCGAGTTCGGTCACCTCGAGATCGACGGCGAGGACGCCGAGAAGGGCGCGGCCGACAGCGCCCGCGAGCGCGAGGACCTGTCGTGGAAGGACTGGGCCAGGCGGCTCCAGCGCTACTACGCCCTCCTCGAGCTGCTGCTCCAGCCGGACCTCATCATCGTCGGCGGCGGGGTGAGCAAGAAGCACGACAAGTTCCTGCCGCTGCTGGAGCTGCGCACGCCGCTCGTGCCGGCGGAGCTGCGCAACGAGGCAGGCATCATCGGGGCGGCCGTCATGGCCGCCGAGCTCGACACCGGCGGCCGTACCGACGACACCCCGGCGCGGGACGTCGCATGAGCGACCAGCCGAGCGTGCCCCAGATCCGCGTGACGCTGCCGGACGAGCTCGCCGGCGGGCACTACGCCGACTTCGTGCGGGTGTGGCACGGCAAGGACATCTTCACCCTCGACTTCGCCGCGCTCCTCGCCCCGCCCGGCCCGGACGGGACCACCGCGCGGGTCGTGTCCCGTGTCCGGATCCCGCCGAGCCAGGTCTTCGAGATCATGAAGGCGCTCGAGCGGTCACTGACGGCGTGGGAGTCCGACCAGCAGCGAGGCTGACGGTCGAACCGCCGCCGACCGGCGGGAGGCCGCCTGCCGCGAGGACGAGGTCGCGCACCTCGGTCGCCTCGACCCGCTCCCGGGCCAGCGCCGGGTCGCTGCACAGCAGGAGCGGCGCGTCGTCGGCTCCACCGGTCGCGTCCGGCAGGCGACCGTGGCTGCCCCGGACCCACCGCGGGTCCAGCGGCACGACGTCCATCGCGTACCGCAGCCCCAGCTTCTTGCGGACCAGCTGCAGGCCCGCCCGTGCCTTCGCGGTCCGGTCGGCGGGGTCGAAGAAGAGCTCCGCCGGGTCGTAGCCGGGCTTGCGGTGGATCTCGACGCCCCGAGCGAAGTCGGGGGCGCGGGCGTCGTCGAGCCAGTAGTAGTACGTGAACCACGCGTCCGGCTCCGCGACGAGCACGAGCTCCCCGGCCCGCTCGTGGTCCAGGCCCGCCGCCCGCTTCCCCGGGCCGTCGAGCACCTGCTCGACGCCCGGCACCTCGCGCAGGAGCGCGGCGACCCGCTCGACGTCGTCGGCGTCGCGGACGTAGACGTGTGCGACCTGGTGGTCGGCGACGGCGAACGCCCGGGAGGTCCACGGGTCCAGGTACTCCATGCCCGCCTGGGTGTGGACCTCGAGCAGGCCCTCACGGCGCAGCACGCGGTTGACGTCGACGGGCCGGGACACCTCGGTGATGCCGTACTCCGACAGCGCGACGACCGTGACGCCCTGGTCGCGGGCGTCGTCGAGGAGCGGGGCGAGCGCGGCGTCGAGGTCGGCGGCCGCGCGGCGCGCCTGCCGGGACCGGGGCCCGTGGCGCTGCAGGTCGTAGTCGAGGTGCGGCACGTAGGCCATCGTGAGGTCGGCGCCCGGCATGAGCCCCCGGGTCGCCCCCACGATCCAGCGGGTCGACTCGATCGACGCGGTGGGCCCCCAGTACGTGAAGAGGGGGAACTCGCCGAGCTCCGCGACGAGCTCGTCGTGGAGCGCGGGCGGGCGCACGTAGCAGTCCGGCGACTTGCGGCCGTCCGCGTGGTAGATCGGCCGTGGCGTCACCGTGACGTCGGTGCTCATCCCCATCGCGTACCACCAGCACACGTTGACGGCGCGGTAGCCCGGCACGTGCCGTCGGGCGGTCTCCCACACCTTCTCCCCGCCGACGAGCCGGTTGTGCTGGCGCCACAGGTGCACCTCCCCGAGGTCGCGGAAGTACCAGCCGTTCCCCACGGCCCCGTGCTCCGCCGGCGGCAGACCCGTGAGGAACGTCGACTGCGCGCTGCACGTGACGGCGGGCAGCACGGTGCCGAGCGGGGCCGAGAACCCCGCGTCGGCGACCTGCCGCAGGCGCGGCATGTCGGTGAGCGCCCGCGGGGTGAGGCCGACGACGTCGAGCAGGAGCACGGGGGTGGGAGTCATGCGACCTCCGTCGCGGTAGGGCAGGTGAGCCGGTCACGGACCCACGCGAGCTCGGCGGCCACGCCGTCCGCGAGGCGGGTGCCGCCGGCGGCGACGCGGTGCTCGGCGGGCAGCACCGACCACGTGTAGGTCTCGACCTCGACGACGTCGACGCGGACGGGCGGAGCGGAGCCGACGACGAGGGTGTCGAGGGCCGTCTCGAGCGGT
Proteins encoded in this window:
- the ppgK gene encoding polyphosphate--glucose phosphotransferase; protein product: MSRYALGVDIGGSGIKAAVVDVDAGELAADRVREKTPKGARPGDVAEVAASVVQQVLAAGPEPTTGPTVGVGFPAVVQHGVTRTAANVHDDWVDAPAARLLTEALGRPAVVANDADVAGLAEVRFGAGRDVEGTIVVTTLGTGIGSALFVDGRLVPNTEFGHLEIDGEDAEKGAADSAREREDLSWKDWARRLQRYYALLELLLQPDLIIVGGGVSKKHDKFLPLLELRTPLVPAELRNEAGIIGAAVMAAELDTGGRTDDTPARDVA
- a CDS encoding nucleotide pyrophosphatase/phosphodiesterase family protein — translated: MTPTPVLLLDVVGLTPRALTDMPRLRQVADAGFSAPLGTVLPAVTCSAQSTFLTGLPPAEHGAVGNGWYFRDLGEVHLWRQHNRLVGGEKVWETARRHVPGYRAVNVCWWYAMGMSTDVTVTPRPIYHADGRKSPDCYVRPPALHDELVAELGEFPLFTYWGPTASIESTRWIVGATRGLMPGADLTMAYVPHLDYDLQRHGPRSRQARRAAADLDAALAPLLDDARDQGVTVVALSEYGITEVSRPVDVNRVLRREGLLEVHTQAGMEYLDPWTSRAFAVADHQVAHVYVRDADDVERVAALLREVPGVEQVLDGPGKRAAGLDHERAGELVLVAEPDAWFTYYYWLDDARAPDFARGVEIHRKPGYDPAELFFDPADRTAKARAGLQLVRKKLGLRYAMDVVPLDPRWVRGSHGRLPDATGGADDAPLLLCSDPALARERVEATEVRDLVLAAGGLPPVGGGSTVSLAAGRTPTPSVTARAPS
- the map gene encoding type I methionyl aminopeptidase produces the protein MPTSTERAPVRPGRVSARRPVPPQIRRPEYVDRPRAARWTGGEIKDAATVAAMREACRLAADALQAVGRAVAPGVTTEELDEVGHEYLVSRGAYPSTLGYPGHGAPPFPKSLCTSVNEVICHGIPDDTALTAGDIVNVDITAYLVTNGIAVHGDTNATFLVGGDDAVSEDVRLLVERTREATLRGIRAALPGRRLNVIGRVIEKYADRFGYGDVAAFTGHGIGEAFHSGIVVPHYDAAPDYDTLIEPGMTFTVEPMLTLGASQHVLWDDGWTAVTVDGSWSAQFEHTVLITESGPEILTVPTDGDAPGGLL
- a CDS encoding DUF3467 domain-containing protein, which produces MSDQPSVPQIRVTLPDELAGGHYADFVRVWHGKDIFTLDFAALLAPPGPDGTTARVVSRVRIPPSQVFEIMKALERSLTAWESDQQRG